CCGCGCTCAGCTCTGACATGTGCATACGGAAAATAATTTGGCTTCATTAacgccccctttcccccccccctccctccctccccgagcGGTCCCTCGAGCCCGGCTGGAATGTGCGTGGTAGGGACAGAACCAATCCCATTAGCACCAGGAGATTGTTTTTCATTTGGGTTCGTTGCTGTGGAATCACCCGCGGCTCTGCCGCTCGCCTCGGTCGGAGGACGGGGAGAGGAAAGCCGCCCAGGCGTCTggcccgcgccccggcggcggcggcggcggtcccCGTGCGCGTGGGGACGCCTCTGCCGCCTTTGGTGCCGGCTCCGGGACGGTGCCCAGTGCTGCTCGAAGGAGCATTTGCAAGCGCAAGGGCCCGGCTGCTCCGTGCAGCAGCCGCGTCCGGGCGAGCGCAGCCTGCAGCCGGCCCGCAGCACGGGGCAGAGCGCGCTGCGGCGCTCGCTTGGGACCCCGAGCGCCGGCTCACCGTCCTCATCCTCTCCCCGTCTCTGCATGGAGACAACAGTCTGGTTACAGGGCTGGTTACGGATGATGGAAACAGGGCGAGCGGGCGCCAGTGCACGGCAGGGACCTCGCCGGAGCCCATCCCGCTCCGGCCATGCCCGTCgggcagctgctgcccagccccagctcccggcTCCTGCTTTTCCCGCGCCAGCTCcgtccccggggctgcccgtCGCTCCCCGacgcccccgcggcgcccggcaccGGGACGGGGGCTCGGACAGACCCCTCGAACCTCTCGAAGGGAAGGGAAATCCGGGCGTAACCGAATCCCCAGTGCGGCCCGGCTCCTCCACCGGAGCAGCCGTGGAGACCggccagctcccagcagctgagCGGTGCCGgcaaggggggggagagggagaggagggcgCGTTTTCCggaggggagagcagcagcctgccGCAGCCGTGGCGAGAGCGGCCGGGGCAGCCACCGGCCCCCGAAGCTGCCAGCTGCCCCCCGAGCTCCAGCTGCCCCccgcggcggcagggccgggagccGGCCAGGGACCTGCGGCTCCGTGCCGAGACGGGGCCGGCGGAGATGCCGGCGTGCGGGGGCTCCCCCCAATTCTGAGGCCGCTTTTTTGCTGCGGTTCGGCTAAcagacccccccagcacccgtCTGCGATTTATTTCTGCCCCGGGGACGTGCAGGAGGCGCGCGGATGCTCCGCGAGGGGTGATGGGCGGCCGCCCCGcgtccccgccgcgccccgcagaaTTTGGCCGCCCCCATGAAAAAATGAAagcggggagagagagggaagaggcgTCGGACGGGGAGCGCGCCGGCTGCCTGCCGCGGGCGCTGGAACCAGCTGATTTCACGCGTCGCCGCCTGCTCGGGGCCGGCTCCCCGCTCACCTGCTCCGGGGCGCCGTTTCCTGCCGCCGGAGCTGGCAAGGAGGAAGCCGGCTCCGGTTTGGAGGAACGGGGCTCGGCGGGTGGCTCCCATCCCGCGCGGGAGCCCCGCCATCCCGTCGCCTCCAGCACGGCGGCACCCAGGTCCAAGGGACGCCCTGGCCACGCTCCCGCCGCGCAGGCGGCCAAGGCGCCGCGTCCCGCTCTCCCAGCTCCTTCTTTGGATGCGGCGCACGCCGAGCGCCCGCGGCCGTCCCGGcatcccgccgcggccgggcgcacCGGGCTGTCGCTCCCCCGGGATCAGGTCGGCACCTCCTTGTCACCAGCACCTCATTCCCGGGCAAGCAAACAGCCGAGGCCGGCACgaccggccccggctgccccaggGGCCCCGCGACGCCGCTGGCTCCGAGGACGGGACCCCGCTGAGCTACTGAAGTGCTAAAAACGAGGCTGCAGGCCCTGGCGCGCGCCTGACGTCGTGCTTGGCACGGGGCGAGCTCCGCTGCGGCGCGGAGGCGGGCGCCGTGCCAGGACGAACGCGCGCCGCGGGGGAAAGGTGCGCCCATGCGCGCGCATGCACGCACGCCGCGGCGCCCGTGCACGCCTGCTTCACGCCACCCGCACGTGTTTGAGCAGAAAAAGCCCCTGCTCCGCGGACCCGGGTGCATGCACGGGattgcacgcacgcacgcacgtgTGCACACGCATGCTTGCACGCACGCCATCCTCCTCCTTGCGGCTCAGCCCGGCTTGCCCTCAGCGCCCacggagctgccccagccccacgcaggGGGTGCCGCAGAGGGGCGTCGCTTCGTGTCATTGCAGAACGACCCAAAATGGGGATCTGGGCCCGTTTTGTTGGCTTCCTTCCCCCTTCGGCTTGCAAAGATGGGATGGCGACCGGGATTGGAGCTGCACCATCCCTCCCAGAGCCACGCGGCACTCGAACCCGCGCCCCACTGCCGCGGCCGCTTAAGGACGCCACGGACGCTGCCTGGACTGGTACAAACctttattcctcctcctcctcctcctcattctcCCGCGCCACCCACGCTCCTGGGGCCGTGTTGGTTCTTTTTAACCAAAACGGCGGCGTTGTGCCCCGGCGCGGGACgggcgcgcggctccgcggccgggATGCCGACGCCGCCGAGCTTTATACCGAGCGGAGCTGCCAAAAAGCGACGACGGGAAGGGGGAACCCccgacacccccccaccccccccacccccggacgGACACGCCAccccccccgcccgcagcgcctccCCCACCCCCGGATAACGTTGCACGCGCGACAGCGACACGGAGCAGCACGAAGAcgccgcagccgccgcggggcggctcgGCACACGGAGCGAGCGGGAAGAGCGAGGGACGGGCGGGCGCGGGGAATAAGTTAATGCGCGcggaggcggcgagggcagggcaggggccgcggcggccgcgccgtcctcgagcggggccccggggagccgcgtGCCGGCGCAAACCAAACCACACAAGGACGCACGAAGGCGAGGGATggggagcggcgggggggggacggggacgcgggagccgccgcgggagccgagcccgggaggccccagggctgctccatcCCCTCCAGGGCAGCGGGACCTGCCCTGGGGACAAGCTGCCGCTGGCCGTGACGGTGGCAGCCGTGGGCAGAGCCCAGCCTGGAGGGGTCCCGGCGTTTCCCACCTCCTGCCGGAGCTCGGATGCATCCCAGGAGCTGCCTCATCCCCCCTTGCAGAGCCCCGGCGTGGGGCTTGCGTGCAGGTCGCCCCCAAAGGCGTCACCCGGATGCAGGTCCTGACCGCCAGGGCCGGTGCCGGGGAGGGGGACAGGGCTCAGCCGGCAGCCCGGAGCAGCCCTGGAGAAGCCGAGCCCAGCGGCGCGCGGAGCCGGGAGGGGACGGAGCCGTCCCGGACCCCTCCGCGGCCCCCGGAAGGGGCCGGAGGGAGCAGGAGCCGCCGCTCTCCGCGGCTGCCGACGCCAAATCCATTCACCACGTTCCGGCTCCCCAAGGCAGAAGGGAGTTCCCAGGGCCGGAGGCTGCTCGGAGGCTCCGCCGAGCTGGGAGGCTGCGGATGCGCCGAGCCAAAGCCCGGAGAGCTCCagctcccggcccccgccgcagccggcTCCCTCCTGCCCGGCGCCGGAGCGGTGCccacggggcggcgggggctccaCCGCGGAGGAGCCGGCCGGTCCTGCCATGCCGCCGGCATCCCGCTCCAGCAGCTCGGCTCCAGCCGGAGGGGGCCGGCACGGTGCCGGCGGTGCTACAGGACCGTCTTGAGCGGCAGCGGCCCGGGGTCCtgggcgccgggcgcggggcgcaggGCGACGGCGAGGACGGGCGGCAGGGCGaaggcgccggggccggccggcTCCTCCGGCTGCTCCTTGTCCCCGGCGATGCTCAGCGGCTGCGAGAGAGGCAGAGGGGTCGGCGCCGGTGCCGCCGCAGTTCGGGGGGGAGCCGGCGTTTCGGGGCCcccggcgggacccccccccccccccgggctcccccTTACCTGCGTCTTGACGTGCTGCTCGGGCGCCGTCACCAGGCTGGCGCAGCTCAGCCACAGCATCACCACGATGGAGAGGAAGAGGCAGGCGGCCAGGATCCAGCGAGGAAGGCCCGAGcgcctgcaccccccccccggagAGAGCACGGCTTGGCggcggggtttggggggggggacccacCGGTCCCCGCGTGCCCGGCAGGTCCGGCCCAGCCCAAACGCCCCGCCGATgggctgaacccccccccccccccaggcccccgcgccgcccggctgcACCTACTTGGACATGCAGCCGAGGAAGTCGTgctccggcggcgcggcccccctgGGCTCCTTGGCGgggggctgctgccctggccccCGGGCGCCtggcggggagggaggcggcgctgAGCCCCGGAGCCGCTGCCCTCGCCCGGCTCGACGCCCCGGGTGCAGCGGTGCCgcgtccccccctcccctcgccggGGACCCCGACTCTTGCGCACCTGCGCGGGGGCCGGAGCCCGGCCACATCCGCTCCGTCCGCTCCGAGCGGGCCGCCGGCGCCTCCGGCACGGGATACTCCAGCTCCGGCTGGGACTGGCGCGCCGGCacggggaaggagagaggaggaggaagggtggtTAGTGAGGGCGTCTGCTCCGGCCCCGGGCGCCGGGCGGGATGATCCCGGAGCGGCAgccgggcagagccgccggcagcgcccggccccgttCCCGGCGCCGCCGGCTCTACCTGGAACACCACCACTTTGCCGTCGTCCGCCTGCAGGTAGAAGGTCCAGGTGGAGGAGATGAAGCTCTGGGCAGAGCTGACGATGCCGGTGCAGAAGGTGGAGACCAGGTCGAACACGGAgaacggcgccgccgccggctccggctccaGGCTCTGCAAAGCAGCGGGAGCACCGGGTCACCGGGCTCCTCCACCACGCGCCTCCGGAGCTGGGAGCGGGCCAGCTCGCGCTCGCCCTtctcccactgccccgaggctGAGGGATGCCCCAGCTCCGGCACGGCACTGAGCTGCAGCCGGTGCCGCCggcggggaccccgcggccccccgcagcCTCCGGCGCTTGCCCCGGGCCCGAGCGGGAGGAGCGGAGCAGCCAAGATGCCGAGGGCGTTTCTCCGCTGGCAGCGGCCCCGTGCCCGGGATTCTTGGCCGTCTCGGcggtttgttatttttaaagcatccCTGCTGGAATCCGCTTGGCTGCTGCCTGCCACTGGCTCCGAACATTTTCCGACAGCCCCTTGCACGGTCGAACCAGCAAACAGGAAATAAATAGGTCAGATTCTGTATCTAATTATTATGCTAAATCTGCTCTGCCTGCTTCGCTGGGAAGCCGGAGCAGAGGCGCTCGGGGAGGACGAGGGGGCACGGTGGGGTCGGGCTCCAGCCCGCCGCCCCGGGAAGCACGGAGgctccgggagccgccgccggctccggcggGGTGTTTCCGCTTGCTCTCGCCGACGCTCGTCGCTAGCCCTGCAGCAGTGTCAAGGAGCGAGCGGGAGGACGCCGGAGGCTCCGGGCTGGGAGGTGTTTTTACAGGGAACACCATGTTTCCCCCTGCTTTTCCCAGCACAAAATCTTCTCGGATTGCGCAAAGCCAAAAGGCTCCACCTTGGGCCAAAGCCTAATCTAATTAACTGGGCGAAAGCCGAATTAATTAAACGTGGGAGGAAAAGCGTTGCTAATTGCTGGAAGGGAGAACGGATCAAACCTGGGGGGAATCTGGAAGTCCAAACCTTTCATCTCGGGAATGCCACTTCCCGGCCCCGCCTGTCCCGAATGGCGGCAGCCCGGCCCCAGCCGCACGGATCCGCCTTCCCCGCCTGGAATCCGACGGGGCCCGAGGCCTGCGCTGCCGACGGGCTGCACGCGCCGGGTTCGGAGCCGGCCGAGGGGTCCGCGCGCGCCCGCGGGGAGAGAGGCGGCAGCCGGGAAGGGGGCgcgcggggacgggacgggacgggacgagGGCTCCCGAATCGCGCCCCGGCATCACCTGCTCTCGCCCGCTCTCCGCCTGGGGCAGCTGCTTCCGG
This is a stretch of genomic DNA from Apteryx mantelli isolate bAptMan1 chromosome 30, bAptMan1.hap1, whole genome shotgun sequence. It encodes these proteins:
- the TMEM59L gene encoding transmembrane protein 59-like; this translates as MAARRPRALLAFGLALAAAAAAAATDPFAPQLGDTAACHAQCGRSLPHRAAADAVLNACYRGCRLFSICHFVDASAELNATRAECEAACAEAYGRAEEQFGCATGCRKQLPQAESGREQSLEPEPAAAPFSVFDLVSTFCTGIVSSAQSFISSTWTFYLQADDGKVVVFQSQPELEYPVPEAPAARSERTERMWPGSGPRAGARGPGQQPPAKEPRGAAPPEHDFLGCMSKRSGLPRWILAACLFLSIVVMLWLSCASLVTAPEQHVKTQPLSIAGDKEQPEEPAGPGAFALPPVLAVALRPAPGAQDPGPLPLKTVL